The following are from one region of the Myotis daubentonii chromosome 2, mMyoDau2.1, whole genome shotgun sequence genome:
- the LOC132226603 gene encoding uncharacterized protein LOC132226603 — protein MLWLLNCDSKSQGAVLLGNLCILGTEVSEQWREAFPGVQCEAASELGRWGSTRRREAQPRPGRVCATDLDEVDHDCLFGGVARWPAFPEVSLSHPPGGTARRYGRAGVERGARGRDPPLGASEGSARTPPPRTRRLTCAPGPLRRRSQRGVQAPEGRLELVRPLRGGRGKGPGSHGSRHSPGHAGALLRKHLWCLQLLLVQVWLFPLLSAILEYDTFSRSHSFHRVPNTYSFQISSGLLQKLLRHLNAIHDAFLPLIFQLLAVMFKSLTTGVDFNI, from the exons ATGCTATGGCTCCTTAATTGT GACTCCAAATCCCAGGGTGCAGTTCTTCTTGGAAACTTGTGCATCCTGGGAACTGAAGTATCGGAACAGTGGAGGGAGGCCTTTCCCGGCGTGCAGTGCGAGGCTGCGAGCGAACTGGGGCGGTGGGGATCCACCCGGAGGCGGGAGGCGCAGCCGCGGCCGGGGCGCGTCTGCGCTACTGACCTGGACGAGGTAGACCATGACTGTCTCTTTGGTGGCGTTGCTCGCTGGCCCGCTTTTCCTGAGGTTTCCCTAAGCCACCCCCCTGGTGGAACCGCTCGCAGGTATGGGCGGGCGGGCG TGGAGCGAGGGGCGCGCGGTCGCGATCCTCCTCTGGGCGCGAGTGAAGGATCGGCGAGGACCCCGCCCCCGCGCACCCGCCGCCTCACCTGCGCGCCGGGACCTTTGCGCCGGAGGAGTCAGCGGGGAGTGCAGGCTCCGGAGGGGAGGCTGGAACTGGTGCGGCCActgcgggggggcaggggcaagGGGCCCGGCTCTCACGGTTCCCGTCATTCACCTGGGCACGCAGGTGCCCTTCTCAGAAAGCACCTGTGGTGTTTACAACTCTTGTTGGTGCAAGTCTggctcttccctcttctctcggCCATTCTGGAGTATGATACGTTCTCAAGAAGCCATAGTTTTCATAGGGTCCCCAATACCTACTCATTTCAAATTTCCTCTGGATTATTACAAAAACTCCTCCGACACCTGAATGCCATCCATGATGCCTTCCTTCCCCTTATCTTTCAACTCTTAGCGGTCATGTTCAAGTCATTAACAACTGGAGTAGATTTTAACATCTAA